From the Daucus carota subsp. sativus chromosome 8, DH1 v3.0, whole genome shotgun sequence genome, one window contains:
- the LOC108198343 gene encoding uncharacterized protein LOC108198343 — MRYSADRGACWYATELLVFLVFCASVDAASSSNATLSESLDVVLHKHAFGALVHHRPLTGALYVAPLPTDLAGIQVAVLRLRSKTLWRKGANFSNFQIPPRTLSVPYVRRLLLVYQDLGNQSSHYYNITGYSLVSSVVGFMVYDASNFTINNTTKLNLSTTGTHISIQFPNLTFESGTNPKTSCAIFGADGKVSITARSLNNLCYTRNAGHFSIVTPMERKENRRKKWVIGTGIGLILLISGSFLGVVFVKMFKLKKTHEMERAASEGVILDTIWIHNSKMPCAIVTRTHPILENSDFP, encoded by the coding sequence ATGAGATACAGCGCGGATAGGGGTGCTTGCTGGTATGCCACCGAGCTGCTTGTTTTTCTAGTGTTCTGTGCTTCTGTCGATGCAGCCAGCAGCAGCAATGCGACGTTGAGTGAATCACTGGATGTAGTTCTCCATAAACATGCTTTTGGCGCACTGGTTCATCATCGGCCTCTTACTGGTGCATTATACGTTGCCCCTCTCCCTACTGATCTTGCAGGCATACAAGTAGCTGTTCTGCGACTGCGGAGCAAGACCTTGTGGAGAAAGGGTGCAAACTTTAGCAATTTTCAGATCCCTCCTAGAACTCTGTCAGTGCCTTATGTAAGGAGACTTCTGCTAGTGTATCAAGATTTAGGGAACCAGTCTTCGCATTACTACAACATAACAGGTTATTCCCTCGTTTCCTCTGTCGTTGGTTTCATGGTCTATGATGCATCAAATTTCACCATAAACAACACAACAAAGCTTAATCTGAGCACTACTGGAACACATATATCAATTCAATTTCCGAACTTAACATTTGAGAGTGGTACTAATCCCAAAACAAGCTGTGCAATATTTGGAGCAGACGGGAAAGTTTCAATCACCGCGAGAAGCTTAAACAATTTATGTTACACCAGAAATGCAGGTCATTTCTCGATAGTTACCCCAATGGAGAGGAAGGAAAACAGAAGGAAAAAATGGGTAATTGGTACAGGGATAGGACTCATTTTACTGATATCTGGTAGTTTTCTTGGAGTCGTATTTGTGAAGATGTTTAAGTTGAAGAAAACACATGAAATGGAAAGAGCAGCATCTGAAGGTGTAATTCTTGACACAATTTGGATTCACAATAGCAAGATGCCGTGTGCAATTGTAACTAGAACACATCCCATCCTCGAAAATTCAGATTTTCCTTAA
- the LOC108199758 gene encoding 6-phosphogluconate dehydrogenase, decarboxylating 3, chloroplastic, which yields MEASPALSRIGLAGLAVMGQNLALNIAEKGFPISVYNRTISKVDETIDRAQNEGQLPLTGHYNPKDFVLSLKKPRSVIILVKAGAPVDQTIEALAAHMEPGDTIIDGGNEWYENTERRIVEAKKNGLLYLGMGVSGGEEGARNGPSLMPGGSQQAYGNVQDIMEKVAAQVEDGPCVTYIGEGGSGNFVKMVHNGIEYGDMQLISEAYDVLKNVGGLSNAELADIFDEWNRGELESFLIEITADIFKVKDEETGEGELVDKVLDKTGMKGTGKWTVQQAAELSVAVPTIAASLDGRFLSGLKDEREAASEVYSGIGGVTSSVDKKRLIDDVRQALYASKICSYAQGMNLLRAKSDVKGWNLNFGELARIWKGGCIIRAVFLDRIKIAYQRNPNLASLLVDPDFAREMVQREKAWRRVVGLAIAAGVSTPGMCASLSYFDTYRRARLPANLVQAQRDLFGAHTYERVDRPGAFHTEWTKLARKSGSRVAALK from the coding sequence ATGGAAGCCTCTCCAGCTCTCTCTCGCATAGGGCTTGCGGGCCTTGCTGTAATGGGTCAGAACCTGGCGCTTAACATCGCTGAGAAAGGGTTCCCAATCTCTGTTTACAATCGGACTATTTCCAAGGTTGATGAGACGATAGATCGAGCTCAGAATGAAGGTCAACTGCCTTTGACTGGTCATTATAATCCCAAGGATTTTGTGTTGTCTTTGAAGAAACCCAGATCTGTGATTATCTTGGTGAAGGCTGGGGCTCCTGTGGACCAGACTATTGAGGCTTTGGCAGCTCATATGGAGCCTGGTGATACGATTATTGATGGGGGGAATGAGTGGTATGAGAATACGGAGAGGAGGATTGTGGAGGCGAAGAAGAATGGGTTGCTTTATTTGGGGATGGGGGTTTCTGGTGGGGAAGAGGGGGCAAGAAATGGGCCTTCTTTGATGCCGGGTGGGTCGCAGCAGGCGTATGGGAATGTGCAGGATATAATGGAGAAAGTAGCTGCTCAGGTGGAGGATGGGCCGTGTGTGACTTATATTGGGGAAGGGGGGTCAGGGAATTTTGTTAAGATGGTCCATAATGGGATTGAGTATGGGGATATGCAGTTGATTTCGGAGGCGTATGATGTGTTGAAGAATGTTGGGGGGTTGAGTAACGCGGAGTTGGCGGATATTTTTGATGAGTGGAATAGGGGGGAGTTGGAGAGTTTCTTGATTGAGATTACGGCGGATATTTTTAAGGTTAAGGATGAGGAGACCGGAGAGGGGGAGTTGGTGGATAAGGTTTTGGATAAGACTGGGATGAAGGGTACTGGGAAGTGGACGGTTCAGCAGGCTGCGGAGTTGTCTGTCGCTGTTCCGACAATTGCTGCTTCTTTGGATGGGAGGTTTTTGAGTGGGTTGAAAGACGAGAGGGAGGCTGCTTCAGAGGTTTATAGTGGAATTGGGGGAGTGACAAGTTCGGTGGATAAGAAGAGGTTGATTGATGATGTGAGGCAGGCGTTGTATGCTTCTAAGATTTGTAGTTACGCCCAAGGTATGAATTTGTTGAGGGCAAAAAGTGATGTGAAGGgttggaatttgaattttgGCGAATTGGCTAGGATTTGGAAAGGTGGGTGTATTATTAGAGCTGTGTTCCTGGATAGGATTAAGATTGCGTATCAGAGGAATCCTAATTTAGCTAGCTTGTTGGTAGATCCTGACTTCGCTAGGGAGATGGTGCAGAGGGAGAAGGCATGGAGGAGAGTTGTGGGATTGGCTATTGCTGCTGGGGTTAGTACTCCAGGGATGTGTGCTAGTCTTTCATATTTTGATACTTACAGGCGTGCCAGACTTCCTGCTAACCTCGTTCAAGCTCAGAGGGATTTGTTTGGGGCACATACCTATGAAAGGGTTGATCGTCCTGGAGCATTTCATACAGAGTGGACAAAGCTTGCACGCAAGAGTGGCAGCAGGGTTGCTGCACTGAAATGA
- the LOC108197867 gene encoding uncharacterized protein LOC108197867 codes for MDIFTGGLMMFEVGPCENSYLMGFLVGQKFSKQIKNRVATDLILQQQLLPFARTPGSQPLITALSENNSKKFPNYWDELLGTADGSGVPLLDITLLNFRKEILPYVTETVTRLDDNAFDDCSDVLVVSDSMAIAAHNEDANVALLGHTYLIRGSLHNGVSFTAYTYAGELPSCAFGFNNRGMAFTLNSVPPSKDEIVAGGIGRNFVSRDLLEATSIDDALHRIESSEVSVGHSYNLIDMKSRRIVNVETASGKRLSVCEIGATPFFHANMYLHLQVEQTHDENSISRQTKAASLPKETKQDFLSLLGDMDDPKYPIYMTGPTLHTLCTAIFDLDKQTMSIIVGNPNKGETSHVFSMCYEPAKQ; via the exons ATGGATATCTTCACAGGAGGATTAATGATGTTTGAAGTTGGCCCTTGTGAGAATTCTTACCTAATGGGATTCTTGGTAGGCCAAAAATTCTCAAAACAGATAAAAAACAGAGTTGCCACTGACCTTATTTTGCAGCAGCAGCTCCTTCCTTTTGCCAGAACACCTGGGTCTCAGCCACTCATCACAGCTTTATCTGAAAATAATAGTAAAAAATTTCCAAACTACTGGGATGAACTCTTAGGCACTGCTGATGGAAGCGGCGTGCCTCTCCTTGAT ATTACATTACTCAACTTCAGAAAGGAGATATTGCCATATGTTACTGAGACTGTAACAAGACTGGATGATAATGCTTTCGACGACTGTTCAGATGTACTTGTGGTCAGTGACTCAATGGCCATTGCAGCTCATAATGAGGATGCAAATGTTGCCCTACTAGGCCACAC ATATCTGATTAGGGGATCCTTGCACAATGGTGTGTCCTTCACAGCCTACACATATGCAGGAGAGCTTCCAAGTTGTGCATTCGGGTTTAATAATCGTGGGATG GCATTTACACTGAATTCAGTACCACCATCTAAAGATGAAATTGTAGCTGGTGGCATTGGAAGAAATTTCGTATCTAGAGACCTACTTGAAGCAACAAGCATCGACGATGCATTACAT AGAATTGAATCTTCAGAAGTTTCTGTTGGGCATAGCTATAATCTGATTGACATGAAGTCGCGTAGGATTGTGAATGTTGAAACTGCGTCAGGGAAAAGATTGTCAGTATGTGAAATTGGAGCAACTCCATTCTTCCATGCCAACATGTATCTTCATCTCCAAGTTGAGCAG ACACATGATGAGAACTCAATAAGCCGACAAACAAAAGCAGCTTCATTGccaaaagaaacaaaacaagATTTTCTTTCACTCCTCGGAGACATGGATGATCCAAAATACCCTATATATATGACAG GTCCTACGCTTCATACTTTGTGCACGGCCATATTTGATTTGGATAAACAGACCATGTCAATTATTGTAGGGAATCCAAATAAAGGGGAGACATCTCATGTCTTCTCAATGTGTTACGAGCCAGCTAAACA